From a single Maniola hyperantus chromosome 3, iAphHyp1.2, whole genome shotgun sequence genomic region:
- the LOC117996707 gene encoding glycolipid transfer protein-like isoform X3 → MASASEENQNRFSFEDVKSFPSVTNGKINIICFLEATSDLITLVGRLGKAFAPVKYDMQGNVDKIKMHYDYNEDSCLLELMLDEHSKGEHTAVEGVLWLNRALLFFELAFREIILCLQSRNYDENMKKIFTVAYEGSVKKYHNWFTQQLFALICKMSPTLPQIMKSFEIENNDAFETRLISFNATLNSVRSKIDDFFMEHNVLRDSM, encoded by the exons ATGGCAAGTGCTTCTGAGGAAAATCAAAACCGCTTTAGTTTTGAGGATGTAAAATCTTTTCCCTCAGTTAcaaatggaaaaataaatattatttgttttttggaAGCAACATCTGATTTGATTACATTAGTTG GTCGTCTTGGTAAAGCTTTTGCACCAGTTAAATATGATATGCAGGGAAATGTTGAT AAGATAAAAATGCACTATGATTACAATGAGGACTCCTGCTTATTGGAGCTGATGCTTGATGAACATTCCAAAGGCGAACATACAGCTGTTGAAGGAGTTTTATGGCTAAATAG AGCTTTGCTGTTTTTCGAGTTAGCATTTAGAGAAATTATTCTATGTCTACAATCAAGAAATTATGatgaaaacatgaaaaaaatatttactgttGCCTATGAAGGTTCAGTCAAGAAATATCATAATTGGTTCACTCAACAACTGTTCGCT cTCATTTGTAAAATGTCACCAACGCTACCCCAGATAATGAAGTCCTTTGAGATAGAAAATAATGACGCTTTCGAAACGAGGCTAATAAGCTTTAACGCAACATTGAATTCAGTAAGAAGTAAAATTGACGATTTCTTTATGGAGCACAATGTGTTACGAGATTCgatgtaa
- the LOC117996707 gene encoding glycolipid transfer protein-like isoform X4: MASASEENQNRFSFEDVKSFPSVTNGKINIICFLEATSDLITLVGRLGKAFAPVKYDMQGNVDIKMHYDYNEDSCLLELMLDEHSKGEHTAVEGVLWLNRALLFFELAFREIILCLQSRNYDENMKKIFTVAYEGSVKKYHNWFTQQLFALICKMSPTLPQIMKSFEIENNDAFETRLISFNATLNSVRSKIDDFFMEHNVLRDSM, from the exons ATGGCAAGTGCTTCTGAGGAAAATCAAAACCGCTTTAGTTTTGAGGATGTAAAATCTTTTCCCTCAGTTAcaaatggaaaaataaatattatttgttttttggaAGCAACATCTGATTTGATTACATTAGTTG GTCGTCTTGGTAAAGCTTTTGCACCAGTTAAATATGATATGCAGGGAAATGTTGAT ATAAAAATGCACTATGATTACAATGAGGACTCCTGCTTATTGGAGCTGATGCTTGATGAACATTCCAAAGGCGAACATACAGCTGTTGAAGGAGTTTTATGGCTAAATAG AGCTTTGCTGTTTTTCGAGTTAGCATTTAGAGAAATTATTCTATGTCTACAATCAAGAAATTATGatgaaaacatgaaaaaaatatttactgttGCCTATGAAGGTTCAGTCAAGAAATATCATAATTGGTTCACTCAACAACTGTTCGCT cTCATTTGTAAAATGTCACCAACGCTACCCCAGATAATGAAGTCCTTTGAGATAGAAAATAATGACGCTTTCGAAACGAGGCTAATAAGCTTTAACGCAACATTGAATTCAGTAAGAAGTAAAATTGACGATTTCTTTATGGAGCACAATGTGTTACGAGATTCgatgtaa
- the LOC117996707 gene encoding uncharacterized protein isoform X1, translated as MVMDNRTNEENKNEQHSSIFITNFQNGETVNYSLVLIRGLITSGVCNNDEKIRCVIYHNGNENQSQWDVCNREFKIVIELKRGENVIDLHYLDQQLKTMILHYEPRKTNFRVTPLYIICQGHDGCFQCPPDSDNSIESACSRISLGAKLIQSVTAEKLYESGFGRKTFQLEHEVNQKKPECIIFKSNLNVNKARKMRQGELWTYFGREIMLSDLGSNERKYLGFISCTRFKGTDVDKPMTHEETVSFTEAYAALGGGGLALFGTACLYTWPMSVKEIIPKFLDASPVNYRRFMDDSGYRGTLGGCFATTLGSVFHELGHTFDLGHTKDGIMGRGFDNIDRVFLVGDKRSILVKDNMNNYNGKPVQHSTVSLQRNISVTMNVAEPLRVLGPRSKTTLGNFASMSKSDIVRRSPNVTPITRPSSVYSTITNRLSDSKKKLNRTNGNDSIYWTRNCAVLLSYHRWFNNEYGRERQAITRYLKFDKNKMMIISTAGIRIVEVRDESNGMVLDSYEFTNRLPEKRFLVPFTFSPKTKVLTIVVEDDLGNVLKQTFSY; from the exons ATG GTAATGGACAACCGAACGAATGAGGAGAATAAAAATGAGCAACATTCGAGCATATTCATTACGAATTTCCAAAATGGAGAGACAGTGAATTACTCTCTTGTTCTGATAAGAGGATTAATAACGTCTGGTGTTTGTAACAATGATGAAAAAATAAGATGTGTAATATACCACAACGGAAATGAAAACCAATCTCAGTGGGATGTCTGCAACAGAGAATTCAAAATAGTAATCGAACTCAAGCGAGGTGAAAATGTAAttgatttacattatttagatcAACAACTAAAAACAATGATATTACATTATGAACCAAGAAAAACTAATTTCAGGGTCACTCCTCTCTATATAATATGTCAAGGGCATGATGGATGTTTCCAATGCCCTCCAGATTCCGATAACTCCATCGAAAGCGCCTGTTCTCGAATATCTCTCGGAGCCAAACTAATTCAAAGCGTCACTGCTGAAAAACTATATGAAAGTGGATTTGGTAGAAAAACTTTTCAGCTTGAACATGAAGTCAATCAAAAGAAACCTGAATGcattatatttaaaagtaatCTTAACGTAAATAAAGCAAGAAAAATGAGGCAAGGAGAATTATGGACATATTTTGGAAGAGAAATTATGCTGTCAGACTTAGGAAGTAATGAAAGAAAGTATTTAGGGTTCATTTCTTGTACAAGGTTCAAAGGAACTGATGTAGATAAGCCAATGACTCATGAAGAAACTGTTTCATTTACTGAAGCATACGCAGCATTAGGAGGTGGTGGTTTAGCACTGTTTGGAACTGCATGCTTGTATACGTGGCCAATGTCTGTAAAAGAAATTATCCCGAAATTTCTAGATGCTTCTCCAGTGAATTACCGGCGTTTCATGGATGACAGTGGATATAGAGGAACATTAGGGGGATGCTTTGCAACAACACTCGGTTCAGTATTTCACGAACTCGGTCACACATTTGATCTTGGTCATACGAAAGATGGAATTATGGGAAGAGGTTTTGACAACATCGATCGCGTATTTCTTGTTGGAGACAAAAGATCAATACTCGTTAAAGATAATATGAACAACTATAACGGTAAACCAGTTCAACATTCGACAGTTTCTCTTCAGCGCAATATAAGTGTCACTATGAACGTAGCAGAACCGTTAAGAGTGTTAGGTCCTCGTAGTAAAACCACGCTGGGGAATTTTGCTTCGATGTCGAAGTCTGATATTGTTAGAAGAAGTCCAAATGTTACACCTATAACAAGACCTTCTAGTGTTTATTCAACTATAACAAATAGACTTTcagattctaaaaaaaaattaaacagaaCTAATGGTAACGATTCAATCTACTGGACAAGAAATTGTGCTGTTCTTTTGTCATACCACCGATGGTTTAATAATGAGTATGGTAGAGAAAGGCAAGCAATAACAAGATATTTGAAAttcgataaaaataaaatgatgatAATATCTACAGCTGGAATAAGGATTGTCGAAGTTAGAGATGAGTCCAATGGTATGGTTTTGGATTCATATGAATTTACAAATCGCTTGCCGGAAAAACGATTTTTAGTGCCGTTTACGTTTTCGCCAAAAACGAAAGTATTAACAATAGTGGTCGAAGACGATCTCGGAAATGTGTTAAAGCAAACGTTTTCCTATTGA
- the LOC117996707 gene encoding uncharacterized protein isoform X2, translating to MDNRTNEENKNEQHSSIFITNFQNGETVNYSLVLIRGLITSGVCNNDEKIRCVIYHNGNENQSQWDVCNREFKIVIELKRGENVIDLHYLDQQLKTMILHYEPRKTNFRVTPLYIICQGHDGCFQCPPDSDNSIESACSRISLGAKLIQSVTAEKLYESGFGRKTFQLEHEVNQKKPECIIFKSNLNVNKARKMRQGELWTYFGREIMLSDLGSNERKYLGFISCTRFKGTDVDKPMTHEETVSFTEAYAALGGGGLALFGTACLYTWPMSVKEIIPKFLDASPVNYRRFMDDSGYRGTLGGCFATTLGSVFHELGHTFDLGHTKDGIMGRGFDNIDRVFLVGDKRSILVKDNMNNYNGKPVQHSTVSLQRNISVTMNVAEPLRVLGPRSKTTLGNFASMSKSDIVRRSPNVTPITRPSSVYSTITNRLSDSKKKLNRTNGNDSIYWTRNCAVLLSYHRWFNNEYGRERQAITRYLKFDKNKMMIISTAGIRIVEVRDESNGMVLDSYEFTNRLPEKRFLVPFTFSPKTKVLTIVVEDDLGNVLKQTFSY from the coding sequence ATGGACAACCGAACGAATGAGGAGAATAAAAATGAGCAACATTCGAGCATATTCATTACGAATTTCCAAAATGGAGAGACAGTGAATTACTCTCTTGTTCTGATAAGAGGATTAATAACGTCTGGTGTTTGTAACAATGATGAAAAAATAAGATGTGTAATATACCACAACGGAAATGAAAACCAATCTCAGTGGGATGTCTGCAACAGAGAATTCAAAATAGTAATCGAACTCAAGCGAGGTGAAAATGTAAttgatttacattatttagatcAACAACTAAAAACAATGATATTACATTATGAACCAAGAAAAACTAATTTCAGGGTCACTCCTCTCTATATAATATGTCAAGGGCATGATGGATGTTTCCAATGCCCTCCAGATTCCGATAACTCCATCGAAAGCGCCTGTTCTCGAATATCTCTCGGAGCCAAACTAATTCAAAGCGTCACTGCTGAAAAACTATATGAAAGTGGATTTGGTAGAAAAACTTTTCAGCTTGAACATGAAGTCAATCAAAAGAAACCTGAATGcattatatttaaaagtaatCTTAACGTAAATAAAGCAAGAAAAATGAGGCAAGGAGAATTATGGACATATTTTGGAAGAGAAATTATGCTGTCAGACTTAGGAAGTAATGAAAGAAAGTATTTAGGGTTCATTTCTTGTACAAGGTTCAAAGGAACTGATGTAGATAAGCCAATGACTCATGAAGAAACTGTTTCATTTACTGAAGCATACGCAGCATTAGGAGGTGGTGGTTTAGCACTGTTTGGAACTGCATGCTTGTATACGTGGCCAATGTCTGTAAAAGAAATTATCCCGAAATTTCTAGATGCTTCTCCAGTGAATTACCGGCGTTTCATGGATGACAGTGGATATAGAGGAACATTAGGGGGATGCTTTGCAACAACACTCGGTTCAGTATTTCACGAACTCGGTCACACATTTGATCTTGGTCATACGAAAGATGGAATTATGGGAAGAGGTTTTGACAACATCGATCGCGTATTTCTTGTTGGAGACAAAAGATCAATACTCGTTAAAGATAATATGAACAACTATAACGGTAAACCAGTTCAACATTCGACAGTTTCTCTTCAGCGCAATATAAGTGTCACTATGAACGTAGCAGAACCGTTAAGAGTGTTAGGTCCTCGTAGTAAAACCACGCTGGGGAATTTTGCTTCGATGTCGAAGTCTGATATTGTTAGAAGAAGTCCAAATGTTACACCTATAACAAGACCTTCTAGTGTTTATTCAACTATAACAAATAGACTTTcagattctaaaaaaaaattaaacagaaCTAATGGTAACGATTCAATCTACTGGACAAGAAATTGTGCTGTTCTTTTGTCATACCACCGATGGTTTAATAATGAGTATGGTAGAGAAAGGCAAGCAATAACAAGATATTTGAAAttcgataaaaataaaatgatgatAATATCTACAGCTGGAATAAGGATTGTCGAAGTTAGAGATGAGTCCAATGGTATGGTTTTGGATTCATATGAATTTACAAATCGCTTGCCGGAAAAACGATTTTTAGTGCCGTTTACGTTTTCGCCAAAAACGAAAGTATTAACAATAGTGGTCGAAGACGATCTCGGAAATGTGTTAAAGCAAACGTTTTCCTATTGA